A single window of Candoia aspera isolate rCanAsp1 chromosome 3, rCanAsp1.hap2, whole genome shotgun sequence DNA harbors:
- the FNDC11 gene encoding fibronectin type III domain-containing protein 11: MLSHSPGMMNIGTMDVYLNKLGANLQTVVYHDEEQGNEAWSTYLERKNVVLEFLHTDLSLHLLRRHHKRIGLLKKCSFYLEILPKHLALGDQNHLMLPTTMFQLIDPWRFQRMKRVGTVQTKIQLLLLSDLLEGLERGREELVHLLETYDMMTFLSRWDMVKQRLSKLSEQMDSFLSMLVPGRLYVKHRLVSDVGITKIPHIRLVLSTKMPVMFDRRESVAHEDWVSLKWLVTSQQSLLEQYELQFKLLEPRTPQERVHCGIMPVTSNTCEIHNLLSDRLYRFTIKRAETYTLVYEQWHDSILLKTKPYLDEEMGGITSPP; this comes from the exons ATGCTAAGCCACAG CCCAGGCATGATGAACATTGGAACGATGGACGTCTATTTGAACAAGTTAGGGGCCAACCTCCAGACCGTGGTGTACCACGACGAAGAGCAGGGGAACGAAGCTTGGAGCACCTACTTGGAGAGGAAGAACGTCGTGCTGGAATTCCTGCACACCGACCTGAGCCTGCACCTGCTCCGACGCCATCACAAGAGGATCGGGCTTTTGAAGAAGTGCTCGTTCTACCTTGAAATCCTGCCCAAGCACTTGGCCCTGGGGGATCAGAACCACCTGATGCTTCCCACCACCATGTTCCAACTGATTGACCCCTGGAGGTTCCAGAGGATGAAGAGAGTGGGCACCGTCCAAACCAAAATCCAGCTGCTGCTCCTGTCTGACCTGCTAGAAGGATTAGAGAGAGGTCGGGAGGAGCTGGTCCACCTTTTGGAGACCTACGACATGATGACCTTCCTCTCCCGGTGGGACATGGTCAAGCAGAGGCTGTCCAAACTTTCTGAACAGATGGATTCTTTCCTTTCTATGCTGGTGCCCGGAAGGTTGTACGTCAAGCACCGGCTGGTATCAGATGTTGGGATCACCAAAATCCCGCACATTAGACTTGTCCTTAGCACCAAAATGCCAGTGATGTTCGATCGAAGGGAGTCAGTGGCCCACGAGGACTGGGTGAGCCTCAAGTGGTTGGTCACGAGCCAGCAGTCCCTTCTCGAACAATATGAACTCCAGTTTAAGCTGCTGGAGCCCAGAACTCCCCAAGAGCGAGTCCACTGTGGAATCATGCCAGTCACCTCCAACACGTGTGAAATCCACAACCTGTTGTCCGACCGTTTGTACAGGTTCACCATCAAAAGAGCGGAAACGTACACCCTCGTCTACGAACAATGGCATGATTCCATACTGCTTAAGACTAAGCCATACCTTGACGAAGAAATGGGGGGTATCACCTCACCACCCTGA